A genomic window from Solanum stenotomum isolate F172 chromosome 10, ASM1918654v1, whole genome shotgun sequence includes:
- the LOC125841808 gene encoding polygalacturonase-like — MSKVLVTFWCCVFFSFRFIFLNSNASSVTFNVLNFGAKSDGKSDATQPFLKAWVAACSSLNAATIYVPRGKYMIKSVTFRGPCKNKITVQIDGTLVAPSDYNALGNSGYWILFIKVNRISVIGGTLDGNGAGFWDCRKLGKNCPVGARSITFNWANDVVISGLTSLNSQLMHLVINSCKNVMVKNVRIIAPDFSPNTDGIHVQSSIGVTISGTSIQTGDDCISIGPATRNLWMDKIQCGPGHGVSIGSLARDYNEDGVQNVTLINSVFTGSDNGLRIKSWARASTGFVTNINYQNIMMKNVDNPIIIDQNYCPNNQGCPSQASGIKINQVTYQNIFGTSTTQVAMNFECSSSNPCSGIKLQDIKLTYLNNKKAQSICKNIRGNTGGVILPDNCLL; from the exons atgtCTAAGGTTTTAGTAACTTTTTGGTGTTGTGTCTTCTTTTCATTTCGATTCATTTTCTTGAATTCAAATGCATCTTCAGTAACATTCAATGTGTTAAATTTTGGAGCAAAATCAGATGGCAAAAGTGATGCAACTCAACCTTTTTTGAAAGCTTGGGTAGCCGCGTGTAGCTCACTGAACGCGGCTACCATTTATGTTCCACGTGGAAAATACATGATTAAGTCGGTTACTTTTAGAGGGccatgcaaaaataaaattactgtACAAATTGATGGAACCCTTGTGGCTCCATCCGATTATAATGCACTTGGCAACTCTGGCTACTGGATTTTGTTTATTAAGGTTAACCGGATTTCGGTCATCGGAGGAACTCTTGATGGAAATGGAGCTGGATTTTGGGATTGTAGGAAGTTAGGGAAGAATTGTCCTGTTGGAGCTAGG TCAATAACCTTCAACTGGGCAAATGATGTTGTGATTAGTGGCCTAACCTCACTCAACAGCCAGTTAATGCACTTGGTGATTAATAGTTGCAAGAATGTTATGGTTAAAAATGTAAGAATAATAGCACCTGATTTTAGTCCAAATACTGATGGAATTCATGTACAATCTTCAATTGGTGTTACTATTAGTGGCACAAGTATTCAAACTGGAGATGATTGTATATCTATTGGTCCTGCCACAAGAAATCTTTGGATGGACAAGATTCAATGTGGCCCTGGACATGGTGTTAG CATTGGAAGTCTAGCTAGAGATTATAATGAAGATGGTGTGCAAAATGTGACATTAATTAATTCAGTGTTTACTGGATCTGATAATGGATTAAGGATAAAGTCTTGGGCAAGGGCTAGCACTGGTTTTGTcacaaatattaattatcaaaacatAATGATGAAGAATGTTGACAATCCAATAATCATTGATCAAAACTATTGCCCCAACAACCAAGGTTGTCCTAGCCAG GCATCTGGCATAAAGATCAATCAAGTGACATACCAAAATATATTTggaacatcaacaacacaagtAGCAATGAATTTTGAATGCAGTTCAAGCAATCCATGCAGTGGAATCAAATTACAAGACATAAAACTTACTTATTTGAACAACAAAAAAGCTCAATCTATTTGCAAGAATATTAGAGGAAATACTGGAGGAGTCATTTTGCCTGATAATTGTTTATTATAA
- the LOC125878210 gene encoding 60S ribosomal protein L9-1, whose product MKTILSSETMDIPEGITIKVKAKQIEVEGPRGKLTRNFKHLNLDFQLIKDEETGKKKLKIDAWFGSRKTTAAIRTALSHVENLITGVTKGYRYKMRFVYAHFPINASISGGNKSIEIRNFLGEKKVRKVDMLDGVTVVRSEKVKDELVLDGNDIELVSRSAALINQKCHVKNKDIRKFLDGIYVSEKGRIVEEE is encoded by the exons atgaagactATACTCTCATCGGAGACAATGGATATCCCTGAGGGGATAACCATCAAGGTAAAAGCAAAGCAAATTGAAGTTGAAGGACCAAGAGGAAAGCTGACTCGCAATTTCAAGCACTTGAACCTTGATTTTCAGCTGATAAAGGATGAAGAAACTGGTAAGAAGAAGCTAAAAATTGATGCTTGGTTTGGATCTCGGAAGACTACTGCTGCTATTCGAACTGCACTTAGTCACGTTGAGAATCTCATCACTGGTGTTACTAAAGGATACCGTTACAAAATGCGTTTTGTGTATGCACATTTTCCTATCAATGCTTCAATCTCTGGTGGGAACAAGTCTATTGAGATTAGGAACTTTCTAGGCGAGAAAAag GTGAGGAAAGTCGATATGCTTGATGGGGTTACAGTTGTCCGTTCTGAAAAAGTTAAGGATGAATTGGTATTGGATGGAAATGACATTGAACTTGTTTCTCGGTCTGCTGCCCTCATAAACCAA AAATGCCATGTGAAAAACAAAGATATCCGTAAGTTTTTGGATGGTATCTATGTCAGTGAGAAGGGAAGAATAGTTGAAGAAGAGTAA